CCTTTGGGTCCACGCACAAAGGAGAAGAGGAGCTCCATGTTGTCGGCACTGTAGAAAGACACACTGCCCTCCTCACAGTCCAGGAACACACCGATCTTGCGGGGGTTGCCGGCGAGAGATAGTGGCGTCAGAGGCCGGGTCCCAGCCGAGTACTCGTTCCCATGGCGCAGGCGGAGAGTCCAGTAGCCGTTCTCAGGGCAGAGCTTGACGCGGGCTTTCCGGTCGACAGACTCCAGCGCCACACCCAGGTCCCACTTGGTCTTGCCCCCCACCGCCACCTCCCAGTAGTGCTGCCCAGACTTGAAGGCCTGGGACGCCAGCACGTTGACACACTGGACAAAGCGCTTGGGGTGGCGTCGGCAGGGGCGCATCTCGTCACACTCCATGACTGCCGTGAGGTCCCGGGACAGAAGCAGGTTAGGGTGGGCAGTCTCTGGGTCAAAGGTCAGTGGAGCTGGGCCTACAGATTGAATTAAATCCAAATTTGAAATAAACACTAGACAGATGCATAGTTTCTCCCTTCCAAATAAATGAACCCATTAGCAATTTCAatgcagaaattaaacaaaattaaagagCGATTGTGATGCCACTCAGCCAGTGCCCACTATGGAAATGAAGATGGTCAAATACCTGGTTTCAGAAGCTTGAGCATCTTCCTCCAGATTGCATACTGCAGGGGACCCATGTATTTTCTGCCAAGGCTCTCTATGTCAATCTCTGGCTCCTTGTCGACAAGCAGAGATGGGCTGAAAAATTTTAAAAATCGTTAAAAAACACTGAAGGACAAATCTATTCAGAGGTTTCTACTTTAATAGTGAAAAATGTCACTGATTATCCCCAGGTTCTAtaacaaatgggaaaaaaaatgctttgttcACTGAAAGCTAATTACAACACATTTAACAGATTTTAATATACTTTACATCAAGTCTAAGTGACTCTGGTTCCATTAAGACAACCCTTTATTTTCCCCACTCATCAATTAATCCCGTCAAAGATTGACAGTCCAGTATAGGAGATTCATGACATGATATTAATTACAAATTTTCAATATGATTTTAGAAGGGATTTAATTATCAACTTTGTGAAAACAGAAGTGAAGGTTACAACTAatgacctaaaaaaaaaaaaaaaaaatctatgccTTCAAGCTGCCTGTTATTTGATCTTTCATAAAAGCGCAGTTAATGCTTGGTTGTTTGTGGTTTTGCACTTTTTGACAGACAATGGCAGAAGCAGTGCCACATTAGGCCAAAATATACATGGTCAGCAATTGTGGAAAATTCATTGTCACTTGTACTCTAATTCTATGAAAGCACAGAGTGGAGCACGTAGCAGTAGGTTTttgcctggagctggagcaaaGAAAAATGTGGCTTGATACACACTCCaactttacaaaaaaaatttaaaaagttcATGCAAATCTTTGTTTTTGTAGAATCTGACCCGTCTGCCTTTTATCTCAAAGATTGGCCACTTCAAAGTTATCCGATACAACACAATCCTTTAGGAATTTGAAAATTTAAGTTTGTTACAAAATATTATGTTTGATGATTTTACTTTTGAGTATATTTTGAATGgcagtatttgttttttttcttccttcgtTACATTCAAGCATTTGATGGATTTAGTGCAGGTGGAAAAAAGGCAATatcagaaaaatgccaaggaCAACCTGTCCACTTTatcaaaatgacaaaaatatagcaacaaattaataaatcaaatccAAGATAAAAATGAATGTGAAGTACACGTGGCCTCTTCATTAGAATGCCTGGTCGTTTTTCCATGCTCTAATCGGGTGCCTTTCTTCCCAGATGAAATCCCATCCAGTTTAACGTCAATCAAAACAATTTTCCCTCCGAGATGCCCAAGATTAGGACCACAGGAAACAATTAACACATACCTGAGGTTAACTTCTGGAAcctgagaagaaaaacaaaggaaatcTTAGCAACATGTTTACACATATATTCCTTCTGTCTTGTGCACCACGATACAAGCATGCAATCAGCACTCAAACACTCCTTATTTTATACAAGCTGCCACAATATCAAAGGCAATGTACGTGTTAAGAAAGCACACAGATCCTGGGATCCCTGAAAACATTCTCTCCTGCAATTCTTCCATGACAGGGGCAATAAAACTcctttaaaaccttaaaatgcattaaaacaataattcaaCATGATAAACACTGCTATCTTCTTCATTCATAAAGTGACACTGGCATTGGCGGTTAGCCTGGGCGCCACTGCTTATCTAGGCCTGAAGAATATATGAATGCAACAAAATGATGAAATAAGTACATTCTAACattaatcaaaatgttttaCTTTGGGTCTGATGTTGTGTGGCATTTTACTGACAATGACAGGATATTGCAGTCGGTTTTGAAAAACCTCTTGAGAAATGTAAGCTGGTAACACCTCAAACATAAATTACACATTTGCGTGTAAAAACATTCCAGTAAAACTTCATTCCAGTCGTAAAACAGAGCCTTGAAATCCACAACCACTGCCCTGTGGTGTAATTTCCAAGCTATTAAAACCACTCCCCGACATCTTACACTTTATATTGAAATCCAGGGGTCAAAAGGGGTCACAGCTCTTCCTGAAAATGCTACTCACGGGCTGTTATTACAGCTGCTTGCAAATCTCAAGCAGATTACAAAGTCTGCTATAATATTAAGACAAACAATACAGGCTCTCAAAACATATATGTGgcctaaaatgttattttaattataattagtgTCCATGAAGAAAACGGTTTTAAATTTGTGATTATAAATCTACATGCAAAGATAAATATGACTGCTTTCCTCCATACCAAATCCCTCTTTCCCCACTCTGCACAGGAATTTTGCTTGGGGgatttattatacattattttatattttattgcagTTTGTGAAGGAATCGTGCAGCATTTGAAACCATCACAACAATATTATACGGAGATCTTGATAACTATCTCCCACTCTCTATTATCCACACGGCGTGCAGTTCATTCACAACGCATCTCCTACAGCCACGCAGCATTTTGCAATTAGATGTGCAATTTCCTTGACTTTCCAAGATATCTCCCAGCTGCAATAACAAGCGAGGGAGATTTCACTACAGACATTTGTCAGCGGGAAAGAAGTAAAAGCAGCCTGACAACGAGTCCAGAGCTACAGGGAGAGAATTTGTTCTTCCGTTTTCCTTTTTAAGTTTTTTCTTAATTGAGAAAAACCTTTAATGAGCAGGGAGACAAAAAGTCAATTCCTGTGGGAGCTTCTTGTGGCATTACTCGGACTGTGATAATCACTCCAGCACCTCAAGAGGTAGATTCTCAATTTGAAAGTGGCCAATTAAGTAATGAAGACTGAAATCGTGGCCATGGCAAGTGATTACATGATGGTCCTCACCTCCACTAATACACTTTGCTCCATGGAGTCCAGGCGGTCTTTCAGGACCTGAATGCTCTCCTCCAACTCCCTGACGGCCCCGGTCAGCTGCTCCAGGTGTCCTTGCAGCTCGTTCACTTTCTGCTCCTCCTCGTGTTGCAGTTGCCCCAGCATGGCCGCCTCCTCGTTCAGCAGGATCTGGTTCAAGGCCTGAAACTCCGCCTGCACTCGGCCCTGCAGTTCAGCCCTGGTTTTCTGTGAACAAGACAGCGACATCAGCATTTTAAGTAACAAACTGCTCCTTCGGCACATTAGAATGCAGAGCACCAGCAGAGGACACCTGCAAGGTCCAAGCAGGTCAAAGAGCACAGGGCATTCACCTTTGCAATGTCGATCTTCTCTGCATCTCGCTGCATCATTTTTAGGAAATCGTCCTTTTTGGCAAGGTAAGACTCCAGGGAATCCTTCATTTGTTTCTGCAGGAAAGGGAAACAGTTCAAAGCAGTATGAACTCTGGTATGCACTTTAATTTCCAGTTGATTCCATAACTGGACAACTGAAGCACAAACATGTTCAAACTCTTCTCAATCAAGTTTTAACACCCggtaaactaaatacaaatactaAAGCTAGCGATTTCACCAAATACACTACTGCCTAACAATAATGTGGCTCGGAGGAGATTCTCCGTTTAAAATGTTGTCTGTAAGCGGAGAAGAGTAACCATTTCTATCTAGGACTATAAACACTACCCTCTGTCAATGTTTAGGTTGCGATTTGTTGGAGAACAGGACAGTTTGATCAACAGGGGGCGCATCCAGCATACTATCCTCTAAAAGTGAAAAATGCATGAACTGACCTTTCGTAAGTTTATATTGGTAACATTCAGGCAAGCAACCCTCATTTAATCAATTAtttaatgaattgaattgaagatGCTTCCGGCCATGCTGAGAAAAGAACTGATCACCTTACATTAAAAGATAATTCTCATTATAGTATGCAATTTGTAAGATTGTAAAAACCGTTATTCATTTCCTTATTGAAGGTCATCTAAGTGTAGTTTATCTGAAATTAAACTGTTGTGCCGTTTCACAATTACTCATGCACGGTATAAAGGGTTTCCATATGCTGTGGGCAGGGACTTCGGGAATTTGATGGTGTAAGTCTTTTTATATCTTGTGCTTTGTGGCCCTTATCATTCCCCACATACTCCAGTAAAACTCAGTTTCTCAATTATATTGCAAGTCATTGTGGATAAAAAGCATCTGCCAGAATAATAGTTATCCCAGACCCCACCTGCAGGCTCTTTTGGAAGTTATCCGCGCTGGAGGCCTTGACTTTTTCTACCATGCCTGCCACCAGGTAGTTGGTCTGGAACTGTTTGCTGGGGAACTCCTGTCGACAGTGGGGGCAGGACACGGGGCCCCTGGTCCCTCTCCAGAAGG
This is a stretch of genomic DNA from Amia ocellicauda isolate fAmiCal2 chromosome 11, fAmiCal2.hap1, whole genome shotgun sequence. It encodes these proteins:
- the trim105 gene encoding tripartite motif containing 105; translation: MADNKKRMSLKEDLTCPICYDLFTEPVMLSCMHHFCKACIMTFWRGTRGPVSCPHCRQEFPSKQFQTNYLVAGMVEKVKASSADNFQKSLQKQMKDSLESYLAKKDDFLKMMQRDAEKIDIAKKTRAELQGRVQAEFQALNQILLNEEAAMLGQLQHEEEQKVNELQGHLEQLTGAVRELEESIQVLKDRLDSMEQSVLVEVPEVNLSPSLLVDKEPEIDIESLGRKYMGPLQYAIWRKMLKLLKPGPAPLTFDPETAHPNLLLSRDLTAVMECDEMRPCRRHPKRFVQCVNVLASQAFKSGQHYWEVAVGGKTKWDLGVALESVDRKARVKLCPENGYWTLRLRHGNEYSAGTRPLTPLSLAGNPRKIGVFLDCEEGSVSFYSADNMELLFSFVRGPKGNFFPFFSTCFSDKGQNAEPMRLLHLDL